Proteins encoded by one window of Anguilla rostrata isolate EN2019 chromosome 9, ASM1855537v3, whole genome shotgun sequence:
- the tbc1d8b gene encoding TBC1 domain family member 8B isoform X4, translating into MWLKPEEVLLKNALKLWVTETSNDYFVLQRRRGYGEGGGGLTGLLVGTLDTVLDSTAKVAPFRILHQTPDSQVYWSIACGATKEEISQHWEWLQQNVMRTLSVFDSSEDITSFVQGKIRGLIAEEGKASLVLEDDPEKFREALLRFEKWFGLPEKEKLVTYYSCSYWRGRVPCQGWLYLSTNFLSFYSYLLGAEVKFIISWAEIWKLEKTTNVILAESIHVVAHGEDHYFSMFMHLHETFLLMEQLADYAIKRLFDKETFQGDPALGDPLQITKRGLETRARNEQFRAFFRLPREENLLEVYEGFLWVPFSHFNTLGKICVSEGYLCFASQDGSQCYVIIPVREVVSVEKPDSSSRAVTVCVRGKRALRFSEVRDYERLANGIRRRCGAVASPQHVAGGEVSGEACQALIEHFEDNPEEVTLMVGQKSSGQAVSTEALMTVFHPQDAENLDPKMLKEKMKEQSWNIHFAEYGRGTSMFRTKKTRDLIVRGVPEALRGELWLLFSGAVNDMATHPGYYSELVEQSLGTSTLATDEIERDLHRSLPDHPAFQSDTGISALRRVLTAYAYRNPKIGYCQAMNILTSVLLLYAKEEEAFWLLVAVCERMLPDYFNRRIIGALVDQAVFEELIRDQLSQLTEHMTDMTFFSSVSLSWFLTLFISVLPIESAVNVVDCFFYDGIKAILQLGLAVLDYNMDHLLSCRDDAEAVTILNKFFDSVTNKDSPLPPTVQQAPVGNNDKTSHAKVDIIDLIREAYEKYGDIRSEDVESMRRRNKLYVIQTLEDTTKQNVLRVVSQEVKFSAAHLEDLYALFKRQHFLSCYWTMNSPVLLHHDPSLAYLEQYQLGQRQFRTLFSLLAPWTHCANQDDLSLWAFRLLDENQDGLVNFKEFCCGLDVLSSGSFTDKLKFIFKLHLPPAVPQMCLWVMD; encoded by the exons gTGCCACAAAAGAAGAGATCAGCCAGCACTGGGAGTGGCTCCAGCAGAATGTCATGAGgactctgtctgtctttgacTCCAGTGAAGACATCACCAGCTTTGTCCAGGGCAAGATCCGA ggtCTAATTGCGGAGGAGGGGAAGGCCTCCCTGGTGCTGGAGGACGACCCGGAGAAGTTCCGAGAGGCGTTGCTGAGATTTGAGAAGTGGTTCGGCCTTCCGGAAAAAGAAAAGTTGGTGACCTACTACTCCTGCAGCTACTGGAGGGGCCGGGTTCCCTGTCAAGGCTGGCTCTACCTCAGCACCAACTTTCTCAGCTTCTACTCCTACCTCCTGGGGGCTGAGG TGAAATTCATAATTTCATGGGCTGAGATCTGGAAGCTGGAGAAGACGACCAACGTGATCCTGGCAGAGAGCATCCACGTGGTGGCGCACGGCGAAGATCATTACTTCTCCATGTTCATGCACCTCCACGAGACCTTCCTTCTCATGGAGCAGCTCGCCGACTACGCCATCAAGAGGCTGTTTGACAAGGAGACTTTCCAGGGTGACCCTGCTCTCGGAGACCCATTGCAGATCACCAAGAG GGGCCTGGAGACGCGGGCGCGGAACGAGCAGTTCAGGGCCTTCTTCCGGCTGCCGCGGGAGGAGAACCTGCTGGAGGTGTACGAGGGCTTCCTGTGGGTGCCCTTCAGCCACTTCAACACGCTGGGCAAGATCTGCGTCTCCGAGGGCTACCTGTGCTTCGCCAGCCAGGACGGCAGCCAGTGCTACGTCATCATCCCCGTCAGAGAG GTAGTCAGCGTTGAGAAACCGGACAGCTCCAGCAGGGCGGTGACCGTGTGTGTCCGTGGAAAGCGAGCGCTGCGCTTTTCTGAGGTCCGGGACTACGAGCGCCTGGCCAATGGGATTCGCAGGAGGTGCGGGGCTGTGGCCAGCCCCCAGCATGTAGCAGGGGGAGAG GTGTCCGGAGAGGCCTGTCAGGCCCTCATCGAGCACTTTGAGGACAACCCAGAGGAAGTGACCTTGATGGTGGGACAGAAAAGCAGTGGCCAAGCTGTCAGCACCGAGGCGCTCATGACTGTCTTCCACCCCCAGGATGCAGAAAACCTCGACCCTAAAATG CTGAAGGAGAAGATGAAGGAACAGTCCTGGAACATTCACTTTGCGGAATATGGACGCGGGACGAGCATGTTCCGTACCAAGAAGACGCGGGACCTGATCGTGCGTGGAGTCCCAGAGGCCCTGAGGGGAGAGCTGTGGCTGCTCTTTTCAG GTGCGGTGAACGACATGGCCACTCACCCGGGTTACTATTCGGAGCTGGTGGAGCAGTCGCTGGGCACGAGCACCCTGGCCACCGACGAGATCGAGAGGGACCTGCACCGCTCCCTGCCGGACCACCCGGCCTTCCAGAGCGACACCGGCATCTCCGCCCTGCGCCGGGTCCTCACCGCCTACGCCTACCGCAACCCCAAGATCGGCTACTGCCAG GCCATGAACATCCTCACTTCCGTCCTGCTGCTCTACGCCAAAGAGGAGGAGGCGTTCTGGCTGCTGGTGGCTGTCTGCGAGAGGATGCTGCCCGATTACTTCAACCGCAGGATTATAG GTGCCCTGGTGGACCAAGCGGTGTTTGAGGAGCTGATCCGGGACCAGCTGTCCCAGCTGACGGAGCACATGACGGACATGACCTTCTTCTCTTCGGTGTCCCTGTCCTGGTTCCTGACCTTATTCATCAGCGTCCTGCCCATCGAGAGCGCCGTCAACGTGGTGGACTGTTTCTTCTACGACGGGATCAAAGCCATCCTGCAGCTGGGCCTGGCTGTGCTCGACTACAACATGGACCACCTGCTAAGTTGCCGTGATGATGCAGAGGCTGTCACAATCCTCAACAA GTTTTTCGACAGCGTGACCAACAAAgacagccccctgccccccaccgtGCAGCAGGCCCCCGTGGGGAACAACGACAAGACGTCGCACGCCAAGGTGGACATCATCGACCTCATCCGCGAAGCCTACGAG AAATACGGGGACATCCGATCGGAGGACGTGGAGAGCATGAGGAGGAGAAACAAACTGTACGTGATCCAGACTTTAGAGGATACCACCAAGCAGAATGTT CTAAGGGTCGTGTCTCAGGAAGTGAAATTCAGTGCTGCCCATCTAGAAGACCTTTATGCGctgtttaag AGGCAGCATTTTCTCAGCTGCTATTGGACAATGAACAGCCCGGTGCTCTTGCACCATGACCCTAGCCTGGCCTATCTGGAGCAGTACCAGCTGGGCCAAAGGCAGTTCCGCACACTCTTCTCCCTCCTGGCACCCTGGACCCACTGTGCCAACCAGGACGACCTCTCCCTTTGGGCCTTCCGACTGCTGGATGAGAACCAGGACGGTTTGGTGAACTTCAAGGAGTTCTGCTGCGGCCTGG ATGTGCTATCAAGTGGGTCTTTTACAGACAAGCTGAAGTTTATCTTTAAGTTGCATCTACCGCCAG CAGTCCCGCAGATGTGTTTATGGGTAATGGATTGA